A region of Elusimicrobiota bacterium DNA encodes the following proteins:
- a CDS encoding efflux RND transporter permease subunit, with product MSLPAFFVRRPVTGTMIFCGVCLMGLITWFLNARELFPSISYPQLLVITRYGNAAPEEIENLITKVIEESVGTVPNLKRVRSLSKEGISLVTLEFDWGTDMGFAHLSAREKIDQIKDRLPSESEEPIINRINPFAQPMMIFSISGSLPMSDMTRQAKTVVKQRLEKVLGVASAVISGGEEREIRVEVDMGRMESTGVSLNGIVDSLKETNMNYPAGTTLGKTYQYLVRTVAEFTHLSEIGEVVVKVARPPEEQPHFERRRGAPREESTPKDQRLVRLETMSQTIDGFKEKTSFSRHNGLDNISIAVQKQADANTLNTAARVLAAIDEIRVSLPRGMQVDLVYNEADFIRDAINGLVVDSILGGILAFLVLYFFLRNLTSSLVAALTIPVSAMFTFVFMYFGHVSINLLSLAGIGLAVGALVDNAIVCMENVTRHREELGKDHATAAIDGTQEVVMPMFSSAITNVAVFLPLMFVQGAAQKLFRDLFIANTLATMGSYFIAITLIPQLISHPVPLAGLQKLLDRFIPKRNRAPVLQAEAVPLPWLRRAFRYFSHGIPDRDYHRLIDGYKSILDRSIRAPRKLSLGLGILVMLSLLLMAFQPKVFMPQFDQGRFILRIDLPVGTRLDITNGVMQKVERQVKEIGAVTDVSVAVGSNNSDAVDALTSYQAQAIVNLDRRRMSTDEVIEALKARLDKENLEGAQVQYLLQGSVLSSAFESSSPILIEIKGHDLATLRKLSTDVEAEIAKVPGIYGIKTSMALPSPETRVDVDRVRAASFNLSVSEIARTALIGIKGFVATTYKEEGQEVDVRVQLRPEDRVNMDSVRRLVVQTRNGLMIPLSEIGTIETAKGPSEIKHLDQQRAVLISANILKRSSSEVIADIDARLGQFEMADYHLKLSGESQQMKESFGPLGIAMVLGVVANYMIMAAEFESLWHPLIVLGTLPLGVIGVALSLFLTRTPLSAPVILGCIMLGGMVVNNGIVLIDFMNVLRRSGVGLRDAVFQASAARFRPIVMSNMTSVLGVLPLAAGLTEGSELTSPMAVVSVGGLTVSAILTMLLIPLLYYHWEKWRAERVSMDPIEGSDPPSPEPPAAG from the coding sequence ATGAGTCTCCCCGCATTTTTTGTCCGCCGTCCTGTCACCGGGACGATGATTTTCTGCGGGGTTTGTTTGATGGGGTTGATCACCTGGTTCCTCAACGCCCGTGAATTGTTTCCCAGCATTTCCTACCCCCAACTCCTGGTCATTACCCGCTACGGCAACGCCGCCCCTGAAGAAATCGAAAACCTGATCACCAAGGTCATCGAAGAATCCGTCGGCACCGTGCCGAATTTAAAACGGGTCCGGTCGCTTTCGAAGGAAGGTATTTCCTTGGTCACGCTGGAGTTCGATTGGGGGACGGACATGGGTTTCGCCCACCTCTCCGCCCGGGAAAAAATAGACCAGATCAAAGACCGCCTGCCCTCCGAGTCCGAAGAGCCGATCATCAACCGCATCAACCCGTTCGCCCAGCCCATGATGATTTTCTCCATTAGCGGTTCGCTTCCCATGTCGGACATGACCCGCCAGGCGAAAACAGTGGTCAAGCAACGCTTGGAAAAGGTCCTGGGCGTGGCTTCCGCCGTGATCAGCGGGGGCGAAGAGCGTGAAATCCGCGTGGAAGTCGATATGGGCCGGATGGAATCCACTGGCGTGTCTTTGAACGGCATCGTAGATTCATTAAAAGAAACGAACATGAACTACCCCGCGGGCACCACCTTGGGGAAAACCTACCAGTATCTGGTGCGGACCGTCGCCGAGTTTACTCACTTGAGTGAGATTGGCGAGGTGGTGGTCAAAGTGGCCCGGCCGCCGGAGGAGCAACCACATTTCGAGCGGCGGCGCGGCGCTCCCCGGGAGGAGTCCACGCCGAAAGACCAGCGCTTGGTGCGCTTGGAAACCATGAGCCAGACCATCGACGGGTTCAAGGAAAAGACCAGTTTCTCCCGCCACAACGGGTTGGACAATATTTCCATCGCCGTCCAAAAACAGGCGGACGCCAACACCCTGAATACGGCCGCCCGCGTCCTCGCCGCCATTGACGAGATCCGGGTGAGCCTCCCCAGGGGGATGCAGGTGGACCTCGTTTATAATGAGGCCGATTTCATCCGTGACGCCATCAACGGCCTGGTGGTGGACAGCATTTTGGGCGGAATTTTGGCGTTCCTCGTCCTCTACTTCTTTTTACGGAACCTGACGTCCTCTTTGGTGGCCGCGCTGACCATCCCGGTTTCGGCCATGTTCACCTTTGTGTTTATGTATTTCGGCCACGTGTCCATCAACTTACTTTCTCTGGCGGGGATCGGCCTCGCCGTGGGCGCCTTGGTGGACAACGCGATTGTCTGCATGGAGAACGTGACTCGCCATCGGGAAGAGTTGGGCAAAGACCACGCCACCGCCGCCATCGACGGGACCCAGGAAGTCGTCATGCCCATGTTCAGTTCCGCGATCACCAACGTTGCCGTCTTCCTCCCTTTGATGTTCGTGCAGGGGGCCGCGCAAAAACTTTTCCGCGATCTTTTCATTGCGAACACGTTGGCCACCATGGGATCTTATTTCATCGCAATCACGCTCATCCCCCAGCTCATCAGCCACCCTGTGCCTTTGGCGGGGCTCCAGAAGTTGCTGGATCGGTTTATCCCGAAACGGAACCGGGCGCCTGTCCTCCAGGCCGAAGCCGTTCCTCTTCCCTGGCTCCGAAGGGCGTTTCGCTATTTCTCCCATGGAATTCCGGACCGGGACTACCATCGTTTGATCGATGGATATAAATCCATCCTGGACCGCTCCATCCGGGCCCCGCGCAAGCTCTCTCTGGGTCTCGGGATACTGGTGATGTTGAGCCTGCTCTTGATGGCTTTCCAACCCAAGGTGTTCATGCCCCAGTTTGACCAAGGCCGGTTCATCCTAAGGATCGACCTCCCTGTGGGAACTCGTCTCGACATCACCAACGGGGTGATGCAAAAAGTGGAACGGCAGGTGAAGGAAATCGGAGCGGTGACGGACGTCTCGGTGGCCGTGGGGTCCAATAATTCCGACGCCGTGGACGCGTTGACTTCCTACCAGGCTCAGGCCATCGTGAACCTCGACCGCCGACGGATGTCCACGGACGAGGTGATCGAGGCGCTCAAGGCTCGCTTGGACAAGGAAAACCTGGAGGGGGCCCAGGTTCAGTACCTCCTCCAAGGGAGCGTTCTATCCTCCGCCTTCGAGTCCAGTTCTCCCATTCTGATTGAAATCAAAGGGCACGATTTGGCGACCCTTCGAAAACTTTCGACGGACGTGGAAGCGGAAATCGCGAAAGTCCCCGGGATCTACGGGATAAAAACGTCCATGGCCCTCCCCTCCCCGGAAACCCGCGTGGACGTGGACCGCGTGCGGGCCGCGAGCTTCAATCTGTCTGTTTCTGAAATCGCCCGCACGGCGCTGATCGGTATAAAAGGGTTTGTGGCCACGACCTACAAGGAGGAAGGCCAGGAGGTGGATGTGCGGGTTCAACTGAGGCCGGAAGACCGGGTCAATATGGATTCGGTTCGACGGCTGGTGGTGCAAACCAGGAACGGCTTGATGATTCCCCTTTCTGAAATCGGGACCATTGAAACGGCCAAGGGCCCTAGCGAAATCAAGCACCTGGACCAACAGCGGGCCGTCTTGATCTCCGCCAACATTCTCAAACGCTCCTCCAGCGAGGTCATCGCCGACATCGACGCCCGCCTCGGCCAATTCGAGATGGCCGATTACCACCTGAAACTGAGCGGTGAGAGCCAACAGATGAAAGAATCTTTCGGTCCCCTGGGGATCGCCATGGTCTTGGGTGTCGTGGCGAACTACATGATCATGGCCGCTGAATTTGAGAGCCTCTGGCACCCTCTGATCGTCCTGGGCACCCTTCCTCTGGGAGTGATCGGGGTGGCGCTGAGCCTTTTTTTAACGCGCACGCCCTTGAGCGCGCCTGTGATCCTGGGGTGCATCATGTTGGGGGGGATGGTGGTCAATAACGGCATCGTCTTGATCGATTTCATGAACGTGCTCCGCCGGAGCGGCGTTGGCCTCCGGGACGCCGTGTTCCAGGCTTCCGCGGCGCGGTTCCGGCCCATCGTCATGTCCAACATGACGTCGGTGTTGGGGGTCTTGCCTTTGGCCGCGGGGTTGACGGAAGGATCGGAGTTGACGTCTCCCATGGCGGTGGTCTCCGTCGGCGGATTGACGGTTTCGGCCATCTTGACGATGCTCCTCATCCCGCTTCTCTACTACCATTGGGAGAAATGGCGCGCCGAACGCGTTTCCATGGACCCGATCGAGGGGAGCGACCCCCCGTCCCCCGAGCCTCCCGCGGCGGGGTAG